In the Channa argus isolate prfri chromosome 19, Channa argus male v1.0, whole genome shotgun sequence genome, tccccagctgtgcagtgccggtcccaagcccggtagaaattggggagcgTTGCGTCAGGAAgcgcatccggcgtaaaaactgagccaaatcaacatgcggaaaatgAATTGCTGTGGCaactctgaactcacaggataaaaaaaaagtaaaatgcatgTGAAGTTCGCCTTTAAGTGATTTTTATCAACATTGTCATGGGTTATTTGATGTGTGTTGCAGGATAGCTCTTTGTATTGATGGACAAAAGAGGTTTACTACAAACGTGAGGCAACTGCTTGGAAAAGAGGCCATCAAGCAGCGGCATCTGAGGCTTCTGGGTTACGAAGTTGTTCAGGTTAGACCCTCACCTTCACTTTAGAGAACAGTGTGGTCGTATTATAATTATAGTCTTTCTGCCAGACTTTTATCTTGATCAGTTTATTATATATTTCCAAATGGGGTATAAGAAAACACAAGTTTGTTTCATATTACtctgtcacattttattgtttttatgaaatgactgaatacatttttttttctagattcCTTACTATGAATTTGAAAATCTGCAAAGCAAGACAGGCGTGGTGGATTACCTGCACCAAAAAATCTTTCCTCACTCTTACAGGCTGAGCTGGTGATGATTAATATTTAGTACACTGTGGATGTCCTTACCACTTGTATTTTGAGCCTTTTCTTActtaaatctgtatttatttttgccaataAGTCATTGCCCGATTATATTGTTATTCATGATATGCATCTGTATATTTAACTTAAACTTACATGACAATAAACTGGCTTTTGTATGAATAAGAACTTTGTGTGTTATGTTACAGTAAAAGTattgtttgaaaaatataatttatttcgTTTTAGGCAACATGGTGCTGAAGAAACTGTACAAACTTAAGAATCCCAATTCCAACAATCACCCCAGATACACAGGAATTTCACTTGTctataataacattttcattaaaaaactgGATTTAGTTTCCACCATTATTGGACAGAAGATGCTTTGGTCTTCATGCTGCCTTCTAAAGCCAGGAGTGTTGGACAAAGACAATATATGATATGATACATGTAGAACTGCGTATTATCATTACTCCTTTTATGATGCAGGAATCTGAGGAAGACCAAACTCATCCACCAGCACCCCATcctgaaacacagagaagaacacGTCTTAATGAGCATTGTCTAAACTGAgatttgaatattttacatCAAAACTATAAATTCACCTTGTTGGTAGACTTGTTGCCAGGCAGTCCTTCTGGGATGGAAGGAACTGTCGAAGCCTCATCCAGGTAGGAGCTGTCCTCATCCATCAGGAGCTCATCGCCCAAAGCGTCCAGCTCTGTGGACAGACAATCAAAGACAACAGTGTTATACTGTCTGCTACTAGATATAATCAGCTTGAGTGTCATCAGGTTCTGGATGACAgcatacttttatatttataggCATGAATTCATGATGGAAACTTggcatcaaaataaaattcttaAGTATGTAAGCTAGGTCTTCCTGACCTGCTTCCAAGTCATCCTCGTCAATGTCAGGTGTGCCATAGCTTCTGCTCATTGCCTCCTGAATTTCATTGGCGTCTTCCATCATGTCCTCCAGCTGATCATGAATAtcctgaataataataaaaataaataattaaaagtttattcatccattcacttGTTAACAGGCACCAAGTCTTTGATTGTTACAAAAGAGCTTAAAAAGGAAATTAAGGAAATTCAGAACATAGTTACAAGCTTGCAACTAAAACTTTATGTATTACAATAAGTTAATAGTCAAGAAAATGATTGGTTGTGAgcttcagaaaataaatgagtgtTCTGAGAGGGGCTTCCGCCCCAGCATTTTAAGAAATAGTCCATAATAAGTTGGTTAACTTCGAATAATTACAGATTATTactatttactgtaaaactgttAAACCATAAACATCCAATTATGTTGAATTATAACCTACCTAACATAGTGCTGGTTATTAGCAAGAATGAAATCTTGCTGAAGTTAAcatatagtaaaaaaacaaacctcaaTCTTAtcgattttcacatttttgtatgCTTTCTTCATATCTTTGAGGCCAACTTTCATGGCATcaacctgtaaaaaaaaaaaaaaaaacaacagatttgcTATTGTCTTTCTAGAATGAAATCTTCTGCCTAGTTCAtaactttaatattttcatgtaaCTTACtgtggttttagtgtctttaaGGGTCTGGATTGTGTAGTTTGCTTGTTCCATGTTAAACGACTGCTGCATGAGGTTATCTCTCTGGCCCTCATACCTGCAGGAGACAATCACGACATATAGGTAGGCTTTTATAACAGTTCATGGAGAGAAAATTGGATTTGgcggaaaagaaaaacatactcACATTCTCTTTTGTTTCAGAACTCTCATAGCTTTTTGTTTAACCATGTTCTAGTAGATAGAAAAATCAGAAGATAATTAAACGACACAAATACATGACCATATCGTGAACACAATTATACGATAAGCAagcttacattttaaatattcttttggTAACATCCCAAATTTGCCACCAAGTATCAAAAACCAAGTAAAACACAGTGGTACTGTATAATATATTAAATGCTTTCAGTTTTATAAGATTTCaatatttaatacttttaatatcCACATTCTTGTAATGCAGCTTGTGTTTAGAGAAACATTTCCTGAAGAAGTTTGATTTCTTATCTTTCAAGAAAAAATTGTCTTCAAAGACATCTTCATAAAGTGAAGATTAGCACTTAGTGATCTTCTCGGGAGTAAACTGCtaaaagcacattaaaaatcATACCTTTGAAGGCCcttctttcatctttttcatcTGATCCTTGTATTTTACAAGTTCAGCATCTAGTCTGGCAATCTTCTTGTCAATGGACTCTGTCCGAGAATCAACCTAAAGGCAGAAAACAGAGAACAGGACATCAACTTATGGGGAATTACTAGTCATGCATTATGAGATCAACATTACAAAGGGGTTGTAAAATGAATACATCAAGTGCCTTTTTCCTATATATGACCACAGTAGCTTAATTGACAATGATACTATTGAACATATATCATCCATTTCTGTTATGCCATCTCCAGTCACATAACAATAGCACTGCCTATACAAACAACCTGTTTAACTGGTTGATGTCAGCCATTTCGCTGAGAGAATATCGCAGTTTCAGTGGTAAATCAGTCAAATGGCTCAAGTTCTCTAAGCGTTTTAAGTTACATAACGCTGAATCATTACCTGAACAGACAAACTATTGTATTAACTTATGTCGTTTCTCAGCTGATATTACAGACTGATTGTTTTAGGTGGAAATAGCTACTGTGTCAGTCCAACCCGTCCTAAATAATGTAACACATGATTAACCTCTGAGTTACTGAGCTCGTTTATTATGACGAAATCTCAGATAAACATGGAAAACTCTGCCCTTGTTTTGGTCCTAAAGTTGGCTAACTGTTAGCTAACTGTTAGCCAAAAAGGGTTCAATCCTTGTGTTCTTTGTTCGAAACAGCGTTCAAAAAGTTAAATTAGGATCACACTTACATTTCCTATACAGTCTGAAAGGTTCGGTGGAGGTTGATTGGGCTTTCCTCTGCCAAATATGCGGTTCATTTCGGCAAAGTTAGGGCTTAAATTGTAGAAGTGGCGTTAGATTGCTCCCAAAACCTGACCAACTCAGAGAAAACACCCGGAAGATCCTTTGAGGTGACGTCAAGGGAGGCACGTGATTCCCACAAACTCCTCCACACCCCTAGAGCTCGGTTTCaataattttatgatttttatttaatcttttaatgAGAATTTAATTTGGAAGGCGTTTCAggaaacatttacttttttgttgatttccctaattttcacatatttcttTGGGTTTGTATTTTCATTGATTTGCCGCCGCTTCTTTCGGAGGCATATTGATATTTAGCATTTCTATATCTTTTCTGCTTCTTGTGTtgactctgtgtgtttatgcctgATTGCAAACCAAATTTAAGATCaattaatactactactactactactactactactactactactactactactactactactactaataataataataataataataataataataataatgtagcaCATTAAAGTTGGACATTTTAAGAAATAGGTTAAACAATAGTTCAGTATTCAGATAAGGTCACATGAAATTTAGCCATCATATCAGTTTTAGTCATGTGGAGAAAGACAACATTTTCGTTCCATCTGTAAAGCCCTGTCCagctaatatttaatatatttactcGACAATTAGACTGATTGGAAAATTGCAATAATTCAGGATAAATGTAGTGAAGATTCTGCCTTGTTTTGTGCATGGTCCAGATTGTTGTAGGAATTCGTTTACAGGTATTGCGACATTACTATTTGTCATGTTATTTTCTGTCCTCAGGAGGGAGCTGCTGGTACACAGTAAAATACTACGACTGACGCTGCAGAGGGCTCAAGACAGGCCACCTAACATACATTGTGCTTCTGTGCActgctttcttttaaaatgagtGATCCAAAGCGTAATGATGCAGAGCAAAGACAAGACGTTTGAGAGAATCACTGATGCACACTACACGACAGTTTCCAaattcaaataacaaaatatcaaCAATATGACCTTGTTCTCATTATTCTTTTATTATGAAGCACTTTTCAATTACAAGAGGTTTTGATCGATGCATCTTCTGCTCAGTTGACAACAGACAAAGCCAGTTTACAGTTGTAGATGTAAACAATAGAcatagtttgaaaaaaatattatttctaaaGAATATGTATATTAATACAGAATTATTAATACAGaactttttgtatattttatataatttcacATGATAGCAATAGATGCATTATGAAAAAACTGTACCCAAAACCTGCAAAGTTTCGGTTTATGACAGAggagtgaaaatgtatttttttaaacattgaaatACTTAAATATAAGCTCAAGGTGTTCTCTAATGAGATAGATGAGCTGATTactaacatatttatttacaatagtgTCTTTTTGCAGTACATtcaaaaaaacagtaaacagtcCATCGAGCAAACAGGCTGCCAATGTTGCAATACATCACAGCAATGATCAATAACTTGCAACAGATACAGTATAATTCAGTGATGTCTGCAAAGAGTTTCTCTTTTCTATCTAGATAAAATACAGTATTGTATACATACGATCATACTGTCAAACcataatttgtacatttgtctaaatatactgtatttgactAATGTAGGTATTTACACAAAAGACAGCTAATTATGTTTTCGTATTGCActgatgttttgtttctctACAGTAACATGAGTCTTTCAATAAGATTATGTGTATAATGTCAAAAGCCATACATAGCACATATGATAGAATTACAGTATATGCCATAAATGTAACAACTTATCAATCTGAACACAAGTCCAGAGTCAAAGCTGATAGAGAGCCCTCTGTcaaattttaaatgcacattcaaGTCCAGGACTTTCATCTTTCTTATTGATAATGTTGCTTCGATGCAGCTGGGCGCTGCTGTTTCTAACCTCTCCGTGACTTCAAAGTCCAACACGAGTCAAAATCAGCACATCTCAAACTCTTCACAGATGTGAAAAGGATTTTGGCACATATCTGCTGGCAGTGATTCATGCACCTATCACAGACATGTTGTTTAAAAACTATATTATTCATGAAGTGCTGTTGGACCCCTTTCCAAAATCATTACCAAAATTATTTTCCGTTGCTACAAACCTGTTACCCTGGACTGTAAAAGGCACAATTTGGAGAATAGAAAGTACATAAATGCAGATAACAAGAAATGCAGAGAGGAGTAAAGAAAACTAATCAAAATCTTAACGAGGCTGATTCAAAACCTGAAAAGAGCCAATTCTACTATTTTCACTCATTTCGTGTTACGTTTTCTATTAAATAGTGTTTTCTTGAGATTTTTGGCAAAAAGTTcataatgtaatattatttgGGACATTTTTGCAATGCTTTTTTGGCAACAGacagttacatttgttttgagAATCTGatgagtttttctttattattttgcttgTATATGTAAAATTCTTTACTATAATGCATTGCAGGTTTTAATCGTAATAATTGGGTAATGTGATTAATTGACCATCACTACAGTTGGAGCTTATTTGTCTGTCAATTGTTGCAGCTCTATAATCTACACAATGAATGAGCAGCACATTCTTGGGAATGATTTAAAATTATACCGACAGTTAActtgtaaaaacagaatttctaCTTTCTATTCAcctacatatttaaataataaacacaaaatccaaCTGCCAAGAGggaacaaacaaatcaaacaaccAAAATCACAGCAGAGTGGAAGAGAATGAGGCTTGTGTCATGCAGAGGAGGTTGGTGTTTGTGATCTTGTGTGGGATAATGGAAAAGATAAACTACTGTACAGTTAATGATGTGTAACTTTCACTTAGTCTCCGAAATGAAATCTTCACAATGTTGATGCTCTTTAAACCTCAAGAGGCATGTTCCCTAATAATGAAAAGATACAGTCAACAACAGTAACAGAGTCAAGACTACAGTCTACATCGCTGATGTGATGTGAGTTAAGCCCAGGTCGTGTGAATCTTCTTTCCCAATGTGGGAAATTGATGACAGTTCTACTGCTAGTCATGCCGGTTTACTAGTCCTCCCTGGGTCCTCCAAGGGAACAGGGGCCTCCCGCACAGTGCTTGGGGTCCGTTTGCTCCCTGACACCTTCTCCCCTTTCAGTTTGGCTGAGAGGCAGAAGTCTTTGAAGCAGCGTTTGAAGTTCTCATCCAGAAAGGCATAGAGCACCGGGTTGAGGCTGCTGTTGGTGTAGCCTAGAGCCACGCAGAAGAAGTAGGCAGCCATGATGGCTGTAGTTTCGGGCACACTCACAAGCGCCTTCACCAGGATGAAGATGTGAATGGGCGTCCAGCAGACCAcaaacacagccaccacaaCCACTACAAGTCTGGTGATTCGCCGAAGGTTGCGATCCTTTTCTCTGGAGCCGGACAACATTCGGACACTCTTCAGCCTCAGGAGCATGAGGGAGTAGCACACTGTGATGATGAGCACGGGCACAACGAaggcaaagacaaaaacacaaatcttcaTCAGCGTATCCCAGTACACGTATGGCTCTGGGAACTGCAAGGCACACTCAGTAATGTCTGCAAGAAGGAAGAACAAGGttggaaaaaaatttaaattaagtgATAAAGTGCACTTTGGttttatcataaataaaatTCCACTTTGTCATATTCTGCTGTCAATTTAGCAAGTTAATATCTGCACAGCTAATCTGCACTCTAAAGGGAAATTTTTGATTCAAACTCagcttttttttatcatctatATTCAGGAAGAGTGACACATGATGTGTTGCTAATGGAAAACTCAGCACTGACAGATGGACTCGATAGAATATATTCTTGCTCCTAGAATATTATGCTTTAAGTGAAAAAGTGGCTGAAAGTTTCCAACTTTGCTGAGGGATGGTGAGAGCACTTCCTCACCGCTGTTCGTCTGGGTGCCTCCTAGAACAAAAGCAGGTATGCCTGCAGCTGAGGAGAGGATCCAGATGCACACGTTGATCATCTTGGCCTTGATCGGAGTGCGAAAGTCCAGGGCTTTCACCGGGTGGCACACAGCCACGTAGCGATCCACACTCATCATGGTGAGAGTGAAGATACTGGTGAACATGTTGTAGTAGTCGATAGAGATAAAGACTTTGCAAACAACCTCACCGAAGGGCCAGGTGTTCAGCAGGTAGTCCGTGCTCTGGAATGGCATCGTGGTGGTAACAAGAGCATCAGCGAGTGCCaggttgaaaatgtaaatgttggtgGCCGTCTTCATCTTTGTGTACCTGTTAAACATGCAGAACACAATGTTACCCTGTAATGGGGAGGAGACACAGATGGACAGAGCCATACATCCACACTGCCATGGCTGACTGTAGAACAGCTTTCTCCTATAGGCTCATTATGAATTAAACATTGTCCATTAGTTGGCTCTGCTTTTCTGAATCCATAATGTCCTTTTTATTCTGACTCACACCTCATTGTTATGTATAGCATGCCGCTGATTGCAGGCCATGTGTAATCATCttgttttcacttcattaaaTACTAATAGCATTAAAGCGATACGTGATGACTTTTGTTGAGGTAAATTTAAAGTTGTAATTTTTACAAGTGGTGAGGCCTACAACATATAATCGAGCATGGAGATTATAATAAGTGATTTCAGGAGTGGCCTTCCAATTTATGGAACTAGGCGAAATTATCATGGCTTGGAGAAAGTGatgaaattttaatatttttttgattaacctgtgtaaaagtgtaaaaatgtggaTTAAAGCTCACCAGTAGTCAACAGattatctttacatttaatgaacaaaaatgaGGATAGTATCGTTTTGGGGtgtgaaaaatttaaataccCTTGAGTATAAAATCTTCAGTTttttgcgtcaggaagggcatccggtgtaaaaactgtgccaaatgatccactgtggtgaccctgaactcacgggataagccgaaaggagtaGTAGATTAAAGACACTGTTGGTGTTTAATTAACAGTTTACACGTACAATGTAGTGACGGGAAGTGGTTCATTCGGTTCTGTgatgggcggctgtagctcagttggtggagcAGTCATCCACTAACCACGGGTTCAGTGGTTTACCTCCCGGTCCTCCTGGCTACTAGCTGAAGAGTccctgggcaagaaactgaaccctgTCTTCTGCTGAACTGTAAGTGGCTCTGGATTAAAGCATCTGCTCAACCActaattgtaaatgtgtttaaactcCTGATGACTAGAGAGGTGATCTGAGTTTCTCCTGCTCTGCTTGCAGAAAAAGTAAACTTATACTTATTCCTAATTTATGCATATGGGGGTGTGTTCTATTTACTATGACTTTGTTCCTAAAATTAGgtacaaaaaaatctaagaaTATCGCATTTTGTACAGAACTGCAACACCTGTACTAACCCCTGTATACATCGGCAGATTTCTTTACAATACACAGCCCTGGCGTCAGTCTTCTCGTTAGTCTCTCCAAGAAAGCAAATATATTGTTCTTGAGCACAACAGTGTTCATTAGCTTGTTGCTACCTTTGCTGCCCTGGTCTACATGGTCTGTTTGTTGTTGGCCTGATGATGCACTTTGAGTTCATTAGAGTTTCCTTCCTTTCTGCTGTGGATGGTGGGCCACAAAACCAGaaacaaagagataaaagaTGCTTATGTGCTCTGCAGAGTTGAGAGGAACTGCAGGGTTGGGTGGTCATTTGTAGGTTCATTACAAGCGACAATTTCACATTACAAATAGTAATACAATCTATAAAATATATagattagtgcag is a window encoding:
- the LOC137105030 gene encoding delta-type opioid receptor-like, with product MESTPFEIFKDNTCLSTLLEDCPVNSSSWASGYSENRNVTHNISWEQESMSPIIPIITAVYSVVFVVGLFGNCLVMYVIIRYTKMKTATNIYIFNLALADALVTTTMPFQSTDYLLNTWPFGEVVCKVFISIDYYNMFTSIFTLTMMSVDRYVAVCHPVKALDFRTPIKAKMINVCIWILSSAAGIPAFVLGGTQTNSDITECALQFPEPYVYWDTLMKICVFVFAFVVPVLIITVCYSLMLLRLKSVRMLSGSREKDRNLRRITRLVVVVVAVFVVCWTPIHIFILVKALVSVPETTAIMAAYFFCVALGYTNSSLNPVLYAFLDENFKRCFKDFCLSAKLKGEKVSGSKRTPSTVREAPVPLEDPGRTSKPA
- the chmp5b gene encoding charged multivesicular body protein 5 is translated as MNRIFGRGKPNQPPPNLSDCIGNVDSRTESIDKKIARLDAELVKYKDQMKKMKEGPSKNMVKQKAMRVLKQKRMYEGQRDNLMQQSFNMEQANYTIQTLKDTKTTVDAMKVGLKDMKKAYKNVKIDKIEDIHDQLEDMMEDANEIQEAMSRSYGTPDIDEDDLEAELDALGDELLMDEDSSYLDEASTVPSIPEGLPGNKSTNKDGVLVDEFGLPQIPAS